The Micromonospora sp. NBC_01740 genome includes a window with the following:
- a CDS encoding peptidoglycan D,D-transpeptidase FtsI family protein → MPPRSEEPRRDATGSRRGSSRNGGGRGGEPRSGEPGVGGISDARAYTPRGRTVREQRAGGRAERDADAGPAEQRRTPRSTRSGDPFRPALQVLDGGRAGAGRAGRREAAGRSGVVRTVTPRTPRHDDEPAAPRRRAAPRPARRPDRPAARRPSRKPPKPPRLADPRRRLRLGTVLTLTLFAVIGIRLVVLQAVETPAYAGGGLADRLRTVTLPAARGAIYDRSGAPLAHSVEARYVYADPTQVKDQQATARALSPLLGMPASELAEKMKPRKRVNGVDSQFEYLARGVDIDRARKITGLELPGIYTHRDERREVPGGDLAANLLGFTSQDMVGLEGLEARYDDVLRGKDGKRVYEVGLGDLAAPIPGGYSETTKAKPGSSLQLTVDRDLQFMVQRMLSRHMAQSKGSTGAAVVIEIPSGEVLAQASHPTYNAAKPTPSDPKDREDAATSFVVDPGSVHKAITFGAALQERVITPDTTLPIANSITKGDTPFFDTHKAHGQRMSLPGMMAYSSNVGTIQIADKLGPERLIDYQKRFGLGEPTRVGMPGEASGRLLPLDEWSGSSHGSVPIGHSVDATPLQMAAVYATIANNGTYVQPRLVKEVIGPDGKRTPTDPPVTRSVLSPENAAALRHILEAVTTVEDGTGRAAAIPEWRVAGKTGTGWRLVDGRKQLGEVASFIGMAPAEKPRYVIAVFAHTPSGGGGDIAAPAFRDMMQFTLRHYGVPPSGEKAPKFTVYPR, encoded by the coding sequence GTGCCGCCGAGATCGGAGGAACCGCGCCGGGACGCCACAGGCTCCCGGCGCGGTTCGTCGCGCAACGGCGGGGGCCGGGGCGGCGAGCCGCGCTCCGGTGAGCCGGGGGTCGGTGGCATCTCCGACGCCCGGGCGTACACCCCGCGCGGGCGCACCGTGCGCGAGCAGCGCGCCGGCGGTCGCGCCGAGCGGGACGCCGACGCCGGCCCCGCCGAGCAGCGCCGGACGCCACGTAGCACGCGCTCCGGCGACCCGTTCCGCCCCGCCCTCCAGGTCCTCGACGGCGGGCGCGCCGGCGCCGGCCGCGCCGGCCGGCGGGAGGCGGCGGGCCGCTCCGGGGTCGTCCGCACCGTCACGCCCCGCACCCCGCGCCACGACGACGAGCCGGCGGCGCCGCGCCGCCGCGCCGCCCCGCGCCCCGCCCGCCGGCCGGACCGTCCGGCCGCCCGGCGGCCGTCGCGTAAGCCGCCGAAGCCGCCCCGGCTGGCCGATCCCCGTCGCCGGCTGCGGCTGGGCACCGTGCTCACCCTGACGCTCTTCGCCGTCATCGGCATCCGGCTGGTGGTCCTCCAGGCCGTGGAGACTCCGGCGTACGCCGGCGGTGGTCTCGCCGACCGGCTGCGCACCGTCACGCTGCCGGCGGCGCGCGGCGCCATCTACGACCGGTCCGGCGCCCCGCTGGCGCACAGCGTCGAGGCGCGCTACGTCTACGCCGACCCCACCCAGGTCAAGGACCAGCAGGCCACCGCCCGGGCGCTGTCCCCGCTGCTCGGCATGCCGGCCTCGGAGCTGGCCGAGAAGATGAAGCCCCGCAAGCGGGTCAACGGCGTCGACTCGCAGTTCGAGTACCTGGCCCGTGGGGTGGACATCGACCGGGCCCGGAAGATCACGGGGCTGGAGCTGCCCGGCATCTACACCCACCGCGACGAGCGGCGCGAGGTGCCCGGCGGCGACCTCGCGGCCAACCTGCTCGGCTTCACCAGCCAGGACATGGTCGGGCTGGAGGGGCTGGAGGCCCGCTACGACGACGTGCTGCGCGGCAAGGACGGCAAGCGGGTCTACGAGGTCGGCCTCGGCGACCTGGCCGCCCCGATCCCCGGCGGCTACAGCGAGACGACGAAGGCCAAGCCGGGCAGCTCGCTCCAGCTCACCGTCGACCGCGACCTGCAGTTCATGGTGCAGCGGATGCTGAGCCGGCACATGGCGCAGAGCAAGGGCAGCACCGGCGCCGCCGTGGTGATCGAGATCCCCTCCGGCGAGGTGCTGGCCCAGGCCAGCCACCCCACCTACAACGCGGCGAAGCCCACGCCGAGCGACCCGAAGGACCGGGAGGACGCCGCCACCAGCTTCGTGGTCGACCCCGGCTCGGTACACAAGGCGATCACCTTCGGCGCCGCGCTCCAGGAGCGGGTGATCACCCCCGACACCACGCTGCCGATCGCCAACAGCATCACGAAGGGCGACACCCCGTTCTTCGACACGCACAAGGCGCACGGACAGCGGATGAGCCTGCCCGGCATGATGGCGTACTCGTCCAACGTCGGCACCATCCAGATCGCCGACAAGCTCGGCCCGGAGCGGCTCATCGACTACCAGAAGCGCTTCGGCCTCGGGGAGCCGACGCGGGTGGGCATGCCCGGCGAGGCCAGCGGGCGGCTGCTGCCGCTCGACGAGTGGAGCGGGTCGTCGCACGGGTCGGTGCCGATCGGGCACAGCGTGGACGCCACACCGCTGCAGATGGCCGCCGTCTACGCGACGATCGCCAACAACGGCACGTACGTGCAGCCGCGCCTGGTCAAGGAGGTGATCGGGCCGGACGGGAAGCGCACGCCGACCGACCCTCCGGTCACCCGGTCGGTGCTCAGCCCGGAGAACGCCGCGGCGCTGCGGCACATCCTGGAGGCGGTCACCACGGTCGAGGACGGGACCGGCAGGGCCGCGGCGATCCCCGAGTGGCGGGTCGCCGGCAAGACCGGCACCGGCTGGCGGCTGGTCGACGGGCGCAAGCAGCTCGGCGAGGTGGCCTCGTTCATCGGGATGGCCCCGGCCGAGAAGCCGCGCTACGTGATCGCGGTCTTCGCGCACACCCCCTCCGGCGGGGGCGGGGACATCGCGGCCCCCGCGTTCCGGGACATGATGCAGTTCACGCTGCGTCACTACGGGGTACCGCCGAGTGGGGAGAAGGCCCCGAAGTTCACGGTCTATCCGCGTTGA
- a CDS encoding septum formation initiator family protein, with translation MTIDKRDRRDIAGGGQRAPRSGGRTAAERATRIGTGAPRADRANRQGETRARGAREFPTQGSAALRPAERDSAGTARPPRLRVAPPPPVKVPRAPFAALVLVLVVGGVLGILAVNTKINENAFRLEKLQEQQAKLDVEQQQLNKEIADAEAPGNLEARARQLGLVEAGEPAYIRLPDGKVIGVPQPAGGKPSITSQQGAGG, from the coding sequence ATGACTATTGACAAGCGCGACCGTCGGGACATCGCCGGCGGCGGGCAGCGCGCACCGCGGTCGGGGGGCCGGACCGCGGCGGAGCGGGCCACGCGCATCGGGACCGGCGCGCCGCGGGCGGACCGCGCGAACCGGCAGGGGGAGACTCGCGCCCGGGGGGCGCGCGAGTTCCCGACCCAGGGCAGCGCCGCGCTGCGGCCGGCCGAGCGGGACAGCGCCGGCACGGCCCGTCCGCCCCGGCTGCGGGTGGCGCCGCCGCCGCCGGTGAAGGTGCCGCGGGCACCCTTCGCCGCCCTGGTGCTGGTGCTGGTGGTCGGCGGGGTGCTCGGCATCCTGGCGGTCAACACGAAGATCAACGAGAACGCCTTCCGGCTGGAGAAGCTCCAGGAGCAGCAGGCCAAGCTCGACGTGGAGCAGCAGCAGCTCAACAAGGAGATCGCCGACGCGGAGGCCCCGGGCAACCTGGAGGCCCGGGCCCGCCAGCTCGGTCTGGTGGAGGCGGGCGAGCCGGCCTACATCCGGCTGCCCGACGGCAAGGTCATCGGCGTGCCGCAGCCCGCCGGGGGCAAGCCCTCGATCACCAGCCAGCAGGGCGCGGGAGGCTGA
- the mraZ gene encoding division/cell wall cluster transcriptional repressor MraZ: MFLGTHTPRLDDKGRLILPAKFRDELAGGVVITKGQDRCLYAFPMPEFQRIAEQLRAQPMTNKAARAYSRVFFASAHDEVPDKQGRVTIPAHLRDYAALDRDLVVIGASTRVEIWDKAAWETYLAESEDDFADIEEGVLPGGL, translated from the coding sequence ATGTTTCTCGGCACCCACACCCCGCGCCTGGACGACAAAGGCCGGTTGATCCTCCCGGCGAAGTTCCGGGACGAGCTGGCGGGGGGTGTCGTGATAACCAAAGGGCAGGATCGCTGCCTCTACGCCTTCCCGATGCCCGAGTTCCAGCGGATCGCGGAGCAGTTGCGCGCGCAACCGATGACGAACAAGGCGGCCCGAGCCTACAGCCGGGTCTTCTTCGCCAGCGCGCACGACGAGGTTCCCGACAAGCAGGGCCGGGTGACGATCCCGGCCCACCTGCGGGACTACGCCGCCCTCGACCGGGATCTGGTCGTGATCGGCGCGAGCACCCGGGTGGAGATCTGGGACAAGGCTGCCTGGGAGACCTACCTCGCGGAGAGCGAAGACGACTTCGCCGACATCGAGGAGGGGGTGCTGCCCGGCGGTCTGTAG
- a CDS encoding MurT ligase domain-containing protein, which produces MPLRAKVASSVSRTAAALSRAAGRGDGSVIGGWIGLKIDPDLLAHLSAGRAIALISGTNGKTTTTRLTAAAVGVLGRVATNSFGANMPTGHTSALAKAGSTPYAVLEVDEHYLAQVLDATEPHVVALLNLSRDQLDRAKEVAMMAQLWRAALVRHTNVRVVANADDPMVVWAATPPPNHDHRIAPPQVTWFSAGQRWHDDSWVCPECGSTIQRSGDQWWCSGCPLRRPEPQWTVEDDGVLDPTGAWHKVKLQLPGKVNVGNAATALAVAAEFGVRPVDAVLQLGSVTSVAGRYAQVDRDGRNIRLLLAKNPASWLEAFDMADVAPTLLSINARDPDGLDTSWLFDVDFAPLRGRQVLITGDRAYDLAVRLEVNDVPFQHVRTFDDAVRSVPPGRLEVIANYTAFQDIRAELDRVN; this is translated from the coding sequence ATGCCCCTGCGGGCAAAGGTGGCAAGCTCGGTGTCGCGGACCGCCGCGGCGCTGTCGCGGGCCGCGGGGCGCGGTGACGGCTCGGTGATCGGCGGCTGGATCGGCCTGAAGATCGACCCGGACCTGCTGGCCCACCTGTCGGCTGGGCGCGCCATCGCCCTGATCTCCGGCACCAACGGCAAGACCACCACCACCCGGCTCACCGCGGCGGCGGTCGGGGTGCTCGGCCGCGTCGCCACCAACTCGTTCGGCGCCAACATGCCGACGGGGCACACCTCGGCGCTCGCCAAGGCCGGCAGCACGCCCTACGCGGTGCTGGAGGTGGACGAGCACTACCTCGCCCAGGTGCTGGACGCCACCGAGCCGCACGTGGTGGCGCTGCTCAACCTCTCCCGCGACCAGCTCGACCGGGCCAAGGAGGTCGCCATGATGGCGCAGCTCTGGCGCGCCGCGCTGGTCCGGCACACCAACGTCCGCGTCGTCGCCAACGCCGACGACCCGATGGTGGTCTGGGCCGCGACCCCGCCGCCCAACCACGACCACCGCATCGCCCCGCCGCAGGTCACCTGGTTCAGCGCCGGACAACGCTGGCACGACGACTCCTGGGTCTGCCCCGAGTGCGGCTCCACCATCCAGCGCTCCGGCGACCAGTGGTGGTGCAGCGGCTGCCCGCTGCGCCGTCCCGAGCCGCAGTGGACGGTGGAGGACGACGGCGTGCTCGACCCGACCGGTGCCTGGCACAAGGTCAAGCTCCAGCTCCCGGGCAAGGTCAACGTCGGCAACGCCGCGACCGCGCTGGCCGTCGCCGCCGAGTTCGGCGTCCGGCCCGTGGACGCGGTGCTCCAGCTCGGCAGCGTCACCTCCGTCGCGGGCCGCTACGCCCAGGTCGACCGGGACGGGCGCAACATCCGGCTGCTGCTGGCGAAGAACCCGGCCAGCTGGCTGGAGGCCTTCGACATGGCCGACGTCGCCCCGACGCTGCTCTCCATCAACGCCCGGGACCCCGACGGGCTGGACACCTCCTGGCTCTTCGACGTCGACTTCGCCCCGCTACGGGGCCGGCAGGTGCTGATCACCGGGGACCGCGCGTACGACCTCGCGGTCCGGCTCGAGGTCAACGACGTGCCCTTCCAGCATGTGCGGACGTTCGACGACGCCGTCCGGTCGGTGCCCCCGGGGCGCCTGGAGGTCATCGCGAACTACACCGCGTTCCAGGACATCCGAGCGGAGTTGGACCGTGTCAACTGA
- a CDS encoding type 1 glutamine amidotransferase → MSTESLRIVWIYPDLLSTYGDRGNALILARRARQRGFPVEVLEVRSDQRLPSTADIYLIGGGEDGPQALGAQRLLADGGLHRAVAQGSVVFGVCAGYQLLGTSFFAKGTLCAGLELLDLSSDRGPTRAVGELAGEIDPRLGVPALTGFENHGGRTHLGPGVSPLARVTAGVGNDGATEGAWRGKLLGTYSHGPALARNPALADLLLRWATGAHQLPPLDDTWSDRLRAERRTAVAAAARA, encoded by the coding sequence GTGTCAACTGAGAGCCTGCGCATCGTCTGGATCTACCCCGACCTGCTCTCCACCTACGGCGACCGTGGCAACGCCCTGATCCTCGCCCGCCGGGCGCGGCAGCGCGGCTTCCCGGTCGAGGTGCTGGAGGTGCGTTCCGACCAGCGCCTCCCCTCCACCGCCGACATCTACCTCATCGGCGGCGGCGAGGACGGCCCGCAGGCGCTCGGCGCGCAGCGGCTGCTCGCCGACGGCGGCCTGCACCGGGCGGTCGCCCAGGGCTCGGTCGTGTTCGGGGTCTGCGCCGGCTACCAGCTGCTCGGCACCTCCTTCTTCGCCAAGGGCACCCTCTGCGCCGGGCTGGAACTGCTCGACCTCTCCTCCGACCGGGGGCCGACCCGCGCCGTCGGCGAGCTGGCCGGCGAGATCGACCCGCGGCTGGGCGTGCCGGCGCTGACCGGGTTCGAGAACCACGGCGGGCGCACCCACCTCGGCCCGGGGGTCTCCCCGCTGGCCCGGGTCACCGCCGGGGTCGGCAACGACGGCGCCACCGAGGGGGCGTGGCGGGGCAAGCTGCTCGGCACGTATTCGCACGGCCCGGCCCTCGCCCGCAATCCCGCCCTGGCGGACCTCCTGCTGCGCTGGGCCACCGGCGCGCACCAGCTCCCGCCGCTCGACGACACCTGGTCGGACCGGCTGCGCGCCGAGCGCCGCACCGCGGTGGCCGCCGCCGCCCGGGCATGA
- a CDS encoding TVP38/TMEM64 family protein has translation MIPAVRRLLRQPSAVRFALLLLLLASFGAVLLVVDLPEARELPGLADRLGGLAPVAAVLGGALLLVALVPRTFITLASGAIFGALEGAAYALGAALLAAALGFTVGRLLGRDFVAERVRGRLARLDGWFARQSVLGVITVRLLPIAGFGLVSYGYGTTGARVLPFLAGSVIASAPTAFGYAAVGATVTSPGDVNWFGVAPAALGLIASVVLIHRWWRAERQRRLGPS, from the coding sequence ATGATCCCGGCCGTCCGGCGGCTGCTGCGGCAGCCGTCGGCCGTCCGGTTCGCCCTGCTGCTGCTCCTGCTCGCCTCCTTCGGGGCGGTGCTGCTCGTCGTCGACCTGCCCGAGGCGCGGGAACTGCCCGGGCTGGCCGACCGGCTGGGCGGCCTCGCCCCCGTGGCGGCGGTCCTCGGCGGGGCTCTGCTGCTGGTCGCGCTGGTCCCCCGGACCTTCATCACGCTCGCCTCGGGCGCGATCTTCGGTGCGCTGGAGGGCGCCGCGTACGCGCTGGGCGCCGCCCTGCTCGCGGCGGCGCTGGGCTTCACGGTCGGCCGCCTGCTCGGGCGGGACTTCGTCGCCGAGCGGGTACGCGGCCGGCTGGCCCGGTTGGACGGCTGGTTCGCCCGCCAGAGCGTCCTCGGCGTGATCACCGTACGGCTGCTGCCGATCGCCGGCTTCGGGCTGGTCAGCTACGGCTACGGCACCACCGGCGCCCGGGTGCTGCCGTTCCTCGCCGGCAGCGTGATCGCCTCCGCGCCCACCGCGTTCGGCTACGCGGCGGTGGGCGCGACGGTCACCTCCCCGGGCGACGTCAACTGGTTCGGCGTCGCGCCGGCCGCGCTCGGCCTGATCGCCAGCGTCGTGCTGATCCACCGCTGGTGGCGCGCCGAGCGGCAGCGCCGGCTCGGGCCGAGCTGA
- a CDS encoding phosphotransferase: MRGGSPGAGGATGPEHEGRQPAGATGRVDPIAAEERLRGGFIAEVVRVGDTVRRTPPENAEFVAALLRHLERVGADVAPRHLGMDERGRQVLSHVDGRVPWRDREDPAYFADPALTRLAELLRRLHDACAGSPLAADAETVCHRDLSPKNTVYRDAPAGPLPVALIDWDLAAPGRRVEDVAFAAWHWAAVGPAADPVELGRRARLLCDSYEAAGPGSPALPRAELVDVMLAQIDGTWRGIAAGAERGDPTMCRLRDAGIADTVRRWYGWLGEHRPVVAAALR, translated from the coding sequence GTGCGCGGCGGATCGCCCGGAGCGGGCGGGGCCACGGGGCCGGAACACGAGGGGCGGCAGCCGGCCGGCGCCACCGGTCGCGTCGACCCGATCGCCGCCGAGGAGCGGCTGCGGGGCGGCTTCATCGCCGAGGTGGTCCGGGTCGGCGACACCGTCCGGCGTACGCCGCCGGAGAACGCCGAGTTCGTCGCCGCGCTGCTGCGACACCTGGAGCGGGTGGGCGCGGACGTCGCGCCCCGCCACCTCGGCATGGACGAGCGGGGTCGGCAGGTGCTCAGCCACGTCGACGGCCGGGTGCCGTGGCGGGACAGGGAGGATCCGGCGTACTTCGCCGACCCGGCGCTGACCCGGCTGGCCGAGCTGCTCCGGCGGCTGCACGACGCCTGCGCGGGCAGCCCGCTGGCCGCCGACGCCGAGACGGTCTGCCACCGCGACCTGTCCCCCAAGAACACGGTGTACCGGGACGCTCCCGCCGGCCCGCTGCCCGTGGCGCTGATCGACTGGGACCTGGCCGCGCCCGGCCGGCGGGTCGAGGACGTCGCCTTCGCCGCCTGGCACTGGGCGGCGGTGGGGCCGGCAGCCGACCCGGTGGAGCTGGGCCGGCGCGCCCGGCTGCTCTGCGACTCCTACGAGGCGGCCGGCCCGGGGTCGCCCGCGCTGCCCCGCGCCGAACTGGTCGACGTGATGCTCGCCCAGATCGACGGCACCTGGCGCGGGATCGCGGCCGGCGCGGAGCGGGGCGATCCGACCATGTGCCGGCTCCGCGACGCGGGGATCGCCGACACGGTGCGCCGCTGGTACGGCTGGCTGGGCGAGCACCGCCCGGTGGTCGCGGCCGCGCTGCGCTGA
- a CDS encoding response regulator transcription factor: MSVRVLLVDDQPLVRAGLRVLIADAPDIDVVGEAGTGAEAVRLAREVVPDVVLMDLRMPGMDGIQATRAITAHGGATRVLVLTTFDDDEHVHAALRAGASGFLVKDMALDDILGAVRVVAAGDALIAPGVTRRLIAEFARRPTPTAPTRALDGVTEREREVLTLVGRGLSNGEIAAELVISAATAKAHVARLFSKLGARDRVHLVIAAYEAGLVSPAG; this comes from the coding sequence GTGAGCGTCCGGGTGCTGCTCGTCGACGACCAGCCACTGGTCCGCGCCGGCCTGCGGGTGCTCATCGCCGACGCCCCCGACATCGACGTCGTCGGCGAGGCGGGTACGGGGGCCGAGGCGGTGCGGCTGGCCCGCGAGGTCGTGCCGGACGTGGTGCTGATGGACCTGCGGATGCCCGGCATGGACGGCATCCAGGCCACCCGCGCGATCACCGCGCACGGCGGCGCCACCCGCGTCCTCGTGCTCACCACCTTCGACGACGACGAGCACGTGCACGCCGCGTTGCGCGCCGGCGCGAGCGGGTTCCTGGTCAAGGACATGGCACTGGACGACATCCTCGGCGCGGTCCGGGTGGTCGCCGCCGGGGACGCGCTGATCGCCCCCGGGGTCACCCGCCGGCTCATCGCCGAGTTCGCCCGCCGGCCGACCCCCACCGCCCCGACCCGGGCCCTCGACGGCGTCACCGAGCGGGAGCGCGAGGTGCTGACGCTCGTCGGCCGGGGCCTGTCCAACGGCGAGATCGCCGCCGAGCTGGTGATCAGCGCGGCCACCGCCAAGGCGCACGTGGCCCGGCTGTTCAGCAAGCTGGGCGCCCGCGACCGGGTGCACCTCGTCATCGCCGCCTACGAGGCCGGGCTGGTCTCCCCGGCGGGATGA
- a CDS encoding sensor histidine kinase, with the protein MDATVPLPRRAASLARAVLPWVGVALLPVTVLLAPAVASSRGGVGFGDWWFSERYLVPLLAVVPPAGLLRRRPVLALALMVVAACVVTAAVNVPEGGYLTDIWYAQFLAIDLVVGLIAAHRSRRVSVPVAVAVLVVQITAGFVNPASDPINRATLAVLAVVTAWTVGNSVQARRGYAAAVRAHTAAEAVTAERLRIARELHDMVAHSIGVIAIQAGVGARVIDTQPAQARAALATIEATSRDTLAGLRRTLGALRRPQSESASLDPTPGLDDLDRLVAAAADAGVRVDLRRVGERRPVPAEVDLAAFRIVQEALTNVVRHAGTDRCRVTAEHGPDEVAVEIVDEGRGARVGGEGHGILGMRERVALLEGRFHAGPRPEGGFRVAAWLPAPPAAPAPPAAPAAPAAPAAHVATESAGAQTGAGDR; encoded by the coding sequence ATGGACGCCACCGTGCCGCTGCCACGCCGCGCCGCGTCGCTGGCGCGGGCGGTCCTGCCCTGGGTCGGCGTCGCGCTGCTGCCCGTCACCGTGCTGCTCGCCCCGGCCGTCGCGTCGAGCCGGGGCGGCGTGGGGTTCGGCGACTGGTGGTTCTCCGAGCGCTACCTGGTGCCGTTGCTGGCCGTGGTCCCGCCCGCCGGCCTGCTGCGCCGCCGCCCGGTGCTCGCCCTGGCCCTGATGGTCGTCGCGGCGTGCGTGGTCACCGCAGCCGTCAACGTTCCGGAGGGCGGCTACCTGACCGACATCTGGTACGCGCAGTTCCTGGCCATCGACCTGGTGGTGGGGCTGATCGCGGCGCACCGGTCGCGCCGCGTCTCGGTGCCGGTGGCCGTCGCGGTGCTCGTCGTGCAGATCACCGCCGGCTTCGTGAACCCGGCCAGCGACCCCATCAACCGGGCCACGCTCGCCGTGCTGGCGGTCGTCACCGCGTGGACGGTCGGCAACTCGGTCCAGGCCCGGCGCGGCTACGCCGCGGCCGTCCGGGCGCACACCGCCGCCGAGGCGGTCACCGCCGAGCGGCTGCGCATCGCCCGCGAGCTGCACGACATGGTCGCGCACAGCATCGGGGTGATCGCCATCCAGGCCGGCGTGGGCGCCCGGGTCATCGACACCCAACCGGCCCAGGCCCGCGCCGCGCTCGCCACCATCGAGGCGACCAGCCGCGACACCCTGGCCGGCCTGCGGCGTACGCTCGGCGCGCTGCGCCGCCCGCAGTCGGAGTCGGCGTCGCTGGACCCGACGCCGGGGCTGGACGACCTCGACCGACTGGTCGCGGCTGCCGCCGACGCGGGGGTGCGGGTGGACCTGCGGCGCGTCGGCGAGCGGCGGCCCGTCCCGGCCGAGGTCGACCTCGCCGCGTTCCGGATCGTGCAGGAGGCGCTCACCAACGTGGTACGGCACGCGGGCACCGACCGGTGCCGGGTCACCGCCGAGCACGGCCCCGACGAGGTGGCCGTGGAGATCGTCGACGAGGGCCGGGGCGCCCGGGTCGGCGGTGAGGGGCACGGAATCCTCGGCATGCGCGAACGGGTCGCTCTGCTGGAAGGCCGGTTCCACGCCGGGCCCCGCCCCGAGGGCGGCTTCCGGGTGGCGGCGTGGCTACCGGCACCCCCCGCAGCGCCGGCACCCCCCGCAGCGCCGGCAGCACCGGCAGCACCGGCAGCACACGTGGCGACGGAGTCGGCCGGGGCGCAGACCGGGGCGGGGGACCGGTGA
- a CDS encoding ATP-binding cassette domain-containing protein, with protein MIELQSLTRRYGRTTAVDDLTLTVRPGHVTGFLGPNGAGKSTTLRMIIGLTAPTSGTVTVDGVRFAARPRGLRHAGALLDAGDVHGGRSAVAHLSALARSNGIARARVDEVLREVGLSAVARRRIGGFSLGMRQRLGIAAALLGDPPVLLFDEPFNGLDPEGVRWVRDLFRRLAAEGRTVFVSSHLMSEMQNCVDRLVVIGRGRLIAEQGLAEFAAGNTRADVTVRTPDPATLSAVLTAEGAHVRPDDAGVLVVTGLTAARIGDLALAHRVGLHELTARTASLEEAFMALTADSVEYLAGEGTR; from the coding sequence GTGATCGAACTTCAGTCCCTGACGAGACGGTACGGCCGCACGACGGCCGTCGACGACCTCACCCTGACCGTGCGCCCCGGCCACGTGACAGGGTTCCTCGGCCCCAACGGGGCCGGCAAGTCCACCACGCTGCGGATGATCATCGGGCTCACCGCGCCGACCAGCGGCACCGTCACCGTGGACGGGGTCCGCTTCGCCGCCCGGCCACGCGGGCTGCGCCACGCCGGCGCGCTGCTCGACGCCGGGGACGTGCACGGCGGGCGCAGCGCCGTCGCGCACCTGTCGGCCCTGGCCCGCAGCAACGGCATCGCGCGCGCCCGGGTCGACGAGGTGCTCCGGGAGGTGGGGCTGTCGGCCGTCGCCCGGCGGCGCATCGGCGGCTTCTCGCTCGGCATGCGGCAGCGGCTCGGGATCGCCGCCGCGCTGCTCGGGGACCCGCCCGTCCTGCTCTTCGACGAGCCGTTCAACGGTCTCGACCCGGAGGGGGTGCGCTGGGTACGGGACCTGTTCCGGCGGCTGGCGGCCGAGGGGCGCACGGTCTTCGTCTCCAGCCATCTGATGAGCGAGATGCAGAACTGCGTGGACCGGCTCGTGGTGATCGGCCGGGGCCGGCTGATCGCCGAGCAGGGCCTCGCCGAGTTCGCCGCCGGGAACACCCGGGCCGACGTGACCGTCCGTACGCCCGACCCGGCGACGCTGTCCGCCGTGCTCACCGCCGAGGGCGCGCACGTCCGCCCGGACGACGCCGGGGTGCTCGTCGTGACCGGCCTGACGGCCGCGCGGATCGGCGACCTCGCGCTCGCCCACCGCGTCGGGCTGCACGAACTGACCGCCCGCACCGCCTCACTGGAGGAGGCCTTCATGGCACTCACCGCCGACAGCGTCGAGTATCTCGCCGGGGAGGGGACCCGATGA
- a CDS encoding ABC transporter permease subunit, whose protein sequence is MTAVTAPTRRPTNTDVPARFRDLLAAEWIKLWSLRSTRWTLPLVFLFVVGVSVNASLADHRNWPTYPQERREMFRMYGPVRDAFPEAGYLLLILASATIGALTIVGEHQSGLIRATFAAVPARRALVAAKAAVLAGVMLVFGTVTATTSFWVSQAILADRDAGWSIGEPGVLRAVVASAALVPVCALVGMGLGALTRHAAGAVAGATAVLVLVPMTVDSDEHRWIAEAYNALPLAAWLRLLEVHPDVVNLDPYPATVTGSWLTLAAWSAAATLAAITLTHRRDP, encoded by the coding sequence ATGACCGCCGTGACCGCGCCGACCCGCCGACCGACCAATACCGACGTCCCGGCCCGGTTCCGCGACCTGCTGGCCGCCGAGTGGATCAAGCTGTGGTCGCTGCGCTCGACCCGCTGGACGCTGCCGCTGGTCTTCCTGTTCGTGGTCGGGGTCAGCGTCAACGCCAGCCTCGCCGACCACCGGAACTGGCCGACGTACCCGCAGGAGCGCCGGGAGATGTTCCGCATGTACGGGCCGGTGCGCGACGCCTTCCCCGAGGCCGGCTACCTGCTGCTGATCCTCGCCTCGGCCACCATCGGCGCACTGACCATCGTCGGCGAGCACCAGAGCGGGCTGATCCGGGCCACGTTCGCCGCCGTCCCCGCCCGCCGCGCGCTGGTCGCGGCGAAGGCCGCCGTGCTGGCCGGGGTCATGCTCGTCTTCGGCACGGTCACCGCGACGACGTCGTTCTGGGTGTCCCAGGCGATCCTCGCCGACCGGGACGCCGGCTGGTCGATCGGCGAGCCGGGGGTGCTGCGCGCGGTCGTGGCGAGCGCCGCGCTCGTGCCGGTGTGCGCGCTGGTCGGGATGGGTCTGGGCGCGCTCACCCGGCACGCCGCCGGTGCGGTGGCCGGCGCGACGGCGGTGCTCGTGCTGGTGCCGATGACGGTGGACAGCGACGAGCACCGGTGGATCGCCGAGGCGTACAACGCCCTGCCCCTCGCCGCCTGGCTACGACTGCTCGAGGTGCATCCCGACGTCGTCAACCTGGACCCGTACCCGGCCACCGTCACCGGCTCCTGGCTGACCCTGGCCGCCTGGTCCGCGGCCGCCACCCTGGCGGCGATCACGCTGACCCACCGCCGCGACCCCTGA